One window of the Zea mays cultivar B73 chromosome 3, Zm-B73-REFERENCE-NAM-5.0, whole genome shotgun sequence genome contains the following:
- the LOC103650939 gene encoding uncharacterized protein LOC103650939, whose translation MDGEMDEDALTEILARLPCRSLARFQCVSTSWRRIISSDYLRRRLPLITSGVLYHDDTCRGGADGGRRQQVYTYACASGGGATATATATAEAPDMGFFPRHDTSTIIDGCNGLLLYYASRPTAAFHVVNPTTRRWAELPAPRARTLLSVLAFDPCASPRYRVVCFTGWLPRGATLEVFDSERGAWTDHEVDFGLDTDAMSATMHYSGGALHVLAYSGHVVRVDLDTMASAATELPAPVSCRARAGHCRGRLRFASSDGARLRIWELRDATGGEWALKHEIGVADVVPGAASQPITFLFMAFHPEREVVYLWSPWKLLAFDMVQRRVEEEWAFGSEKEGTHLIQVWLFPFSRHLASALA comes from the coding sequence ATGGACGGCGAGATGGACGAGGACGCGCTGACGGAGATCCTTGCGAGGCTGCCGTGCAGGTCGCTGGCGCGGTTCCAGTGCGTCTCCACGTCGTGGCGCCGCATCATCTCGAGCGACTACCTCCGCCGCCGGCTGCCGCTCATCACGTCGGGGGTGCTCTACCACGACGACACGTGCCGCGGCGGCGCGGACGGCGGCAGGAGGCAGCAGGTGTACACGTACGCGTGCGCGTCAGGCGGcggcgccaccgccaccgccaccgccacggCGGAGGCCCCCGACATGGGCTTCTTCCCGCGCCACGACACGTCCACCATCATCGACGGCTGCAACGGGCTGCTGCTCTACTACGCGTCCCGCCCGACGGCGGCGTTCCACGTCGTGAACCCGACCACGCGGCGGTGGGCGGAGCTGCCGGCGCCGCGCGCGAGGAcgctgctctccgtgctggcgtTCGACCCCTGCGCGTCCCCGCGCTACCGGGTGGTGTGCTTCACCGGGTGGCTCCCCCGGGGCGCGACCCTCGAGGTGTTCGACTCGGAGCGCGGCGCGTGGACCGACCACGAGGTCGACTTCGGCCTCGACACCGACGCCATGTCCGCCACCATGCACTACTCCGGCGGCGCGCTCCACGTGCTGGCCTACTCGGGCCACGTCGTCCGCGTCGACCTGGACACCATGGCGTCCGCGGCCACCGAGCTCCCGGCCCCCGTCAGCTGCCGGGCGCGCGCCGGGCACTGCCGCGGCCGCCTGCGCTTCGCGTCCAGCGACGGAGCGCGCCTCAGGATCTGGGAGCTCAGGGACGCCACCGGAGGCGAGTGGGCGCTCAAGCACGAGATCGGGGTCGCCGACGTCGTCCCCGGCGCCGCGTCCCAGCCCATCACGTTCCTGTTCATGGCGTTCCACCCCGAGCGGGAGGTGGTGTACCTGTGGTCGCCGTGGAAGCTGCTGGCGTTCGACATGGTCCAgaggcgcgtcgaggaggagtgggCGTTCGGTTCGGAGAAAGAAGGCACGCATCTCATACAGGTCTGGTTGTTTCCGTTCTCGCGCCATTTGGCCAGCGCGCTGGCCTGA